One genomic segment of Hordeum vulgare subsp. vulgare chromosome 2H, MorexV3_pseudomolecules_assembly, whole genome shotgun sequence includes these proteins:
- the LOC123429091 gene encoding probable carboxylesterase 5 codes for MLVNFDLTRDACKALFATKVIDTPLLGTSKLHQARTMQASKSSPPVLRKKDDGEEDITVDLYPFIREYKGGSVERLLHSPFVAASEDPADNRGVATRDVVVDKSTDVSARLFLPSVAAASAGERIPVVMYVHGGSFCTESAFSRTYHNYIRSLAARAGALVVSVEYNLAPEHPVPAAYDDAWAALQWVATLSDPWISNYADLGRTFLAGDSAGGNIVYNTAVRAASGGGSRIYIEGLVIVHPYFWGTDRLSSSEAVWDGIAMFAPEAIDRLWPFATAGRLGNDDRRVNPLDEDIASLRCRRVLVAVADKDTLRDRGRRLASRMRDCCSWADDENAVTLVESEGEDHGFHLYNPLRATSKILMESIVRFINQRTAPLPLQLPQVQELLACQGKMHRAVQPVLRVPTRPYMDVHGYGTAMKARDAATRTSCLHIGHGRRASKTSYGSVLGHVIRPNSTNMRFASSAITAPCSCVFHNFI; via the coding sequence ATGCTTGTTAATTTCGATTTGACACGTGATGCATGCAAGGCTCTCTTTGCCACTAAAGTAATCGACACACCACTACTAGGCACTAGCAAGCTCCATCAAGCACGTACGATGCAAGCAAGCAAAAGTTCTCCGCCGGTACTAAGGAAGAAggatgacggcgaggaggacatcACCGTCGACCTGTATCCATTCATACGGGAATACAAGGGCGGCAGTGTCGAGCGCTTACTGCACAGCCCATTCGTGGCAGCGTCCGAGGACCCGGCAGATAACCGTGGAGTGGCAACGAGGGACGTCGTCGTCGACAAATCCACCGATGTGTCCGCACGCCTGTTCCTTCCCTCCGTTGCAGCTGCCTCTGCCGGCGAGAGGATCCCCGTCGTCATGTACGTCCATGGAGGATCCTTCTGCACGGAGAGCGCCTTCTCTCGGACTTACCACAACTACATCAGGTCTCTGGCGGCGCGCGCCGGGGCGCTCGTCGTGTCCGTGGAGTACAATCTCGCGCCGGAGCATCCTGTTCCTGCGGCCTACGACGATGCATGGGCGGCGCTACAGTGGGTGGCCACCCTCTCCGATCCATGGATTTCCAACTACGCCGACCTCGGGCGGacgttccttgccggcgacagcgCCGGCGGGAACATCGTCTACAACACGGCGGTGCGTGCGGCCAGCGGTGGTGGCAGCCGCATCTACATCGAGGGGCTGGTCATCGTGCATCCATACTTCTGGGGGACCGACCGGCTGTCCAGCTCTGAGGCAGTATGGGACGGCATCGCAATGTTTGCTCCTGAGGCCATCGACAGGCTCTGGCCGTTCGCTACGGCCGGCCGTCTGGGCAACGACGATCGCCGGGTCAACCCACTCGACGAGGATATCGCCTCGCTGAGATGCCGCCGTGTGCTGGTCGCCGTCGCCGACAAGGACACCTTGCGTGACCGCGGGCGTCGTCTGGCATCCCGCATGCGTGACTGCTGCTCATGGGCCGATGATGAAAACGCGGTGACATTGGTGGAGTCGGAGGGGGAAGACCATGGCTTTCACCTGTACAACCCGCTGCGTGCCACCAGCAAGATTCTCATGGAGAGCATAGTGCGGTTCATCAACCAGCGCACGGCGCCCTTGCCGCTGCAACTGCCACAAGTTCAAGAGCTACTTGCATGCCAAGGTAAGATGCACAGGGCCGTCCAGCCTGTTCTACGCGTGCCAACCAGGCCGTATATGGACGTACATGGCTACGGGACGGCCATGAAAGCCAGAGATGCGGCGACACGTACTAGCTGCTTACACATTGGACATGGACGAAGAGCATCCAAAACAAGCTATGGGTCAGTCCTGGGGCATGTTATCAGGCCAAACAGCACCAACATGAGGTTCGCATCATCAGCAATAACAGCTCCTTGCAGTTGTGTTTTTCACAACTTCATCTAG
- the LOC123429092 gene encoding probable WRKY transcription factor 38 produces the protein MLCRRNNEKRSRSLVTIVPHYDGHHWRKYGQKNINGRQHARSYYRCAYTERNCSTTKTIQQQDHNGTLNCEDETAKYIVVYYGHHSCRADITRNAANIDPSVDLIQSGKMAGAVTDFEKFDQQDLDVSSLTEVFDNPELNWDIIC, from the exons ATGCTATGTAGGAGGAACAACGAAAAGCGGTCAAGATCACTTGTAACAATTGTTCCACATTACGATGGCCATCATTGGAGAAAATATGGGCAGAAGAACATCAACGGGAGGCAACATGCTAG GAGCTACTACAGATGCGCCTACACGGAACGGAACTGCTCAACAACCAAGACAATCCAACAACAGGATCATAATGGAACTCTTAATTGTGAAGATGAAACTGCAAAGTACATTGTTGTGTACTATGGTCATCATAGTTGCAGGGCTGACATCACAAGAAATGCCGCAAACATTGACCCTAGTGTGGATCTAATTCAAAGTGGCAAAATGGCTGGAGCAGTAACCGACTTTGAAAAGTTTGACCAGCAGGACTTGGACGTGTCGTCTCTGACAGAGGTGTTCGACAACCCTGAGCTGAATTGGGACATCATTTGCTAG